The DNA region attaattattttgttctCTGAATTGTGATAATAGATTTGATAAAATGGGATTTGGATTTAGTATGTTAGGCCATTAATCTATTGGGCACTAGAGTTCTATTTGATTTTGCACGATAAATTAGTTACAAAGAAGAATTAGATATTTGGTCTTTAACTATTATTTTGTATGACATGGGCTACTGATGATAACAATTGGGTCGTGGGAATTAATTGGAATCAAAGGTTCATCTTTGTGGTATCACTTGAGACATTTTACACATATGACTATATGAGGCATAGCAATAAAGTCACTTACTAGCCCACCCATTTAGAATTTAAGTTAGTTTAAGTTAATGAATCAAGTCTTGCAAGCCCGATTCAATAAGAGCTGGCTCGTCCTTGTTTACATAACTAATTAGCTTGACTTCACCCACAAATGTCTTCCATACTTCTCTTGGCCTCACAATGcaatctcaaattagtttaagACAAATAATTCATGAAGATCGTAGCtttctttaggcgcgattaataaattatcgttactatgggtacggttttcgtggcatagtcatgatacgtaatccccaattcgagtgtgtgtttcacgtgactcgaccataacttcaaataatactaaaaataaacatattgtaaattgcgggtgcgtttcacgtgccgcggtttgcaatgtgtaccaaaacgatAAGTGTACGACATCAtgacttgttccagaaataatttcataaatactaaaagtggtttaaaaggttaaaaatacacaataggtttttaaaatatattaaatcagataattaggccaattaataataattgagcgaccgtgctaaaaccgcggaatccgggagtgcctcacaccttctctcgggttaacagaatttcttacccggtcttctgtgttcgcagaccataaataagagtcaattttctcgatttgggatttaaaataaatcggtggcttgggacaccataaaaattattccaagtggtgactttgaattgaataaataatctcatttcgattaatgtcacttaaattggaaaaaactccctatcccatcggtaagaaggaggtgtgacaaccccgaaatggtattttgaaagttcatatggtgattttgtacttaggcgtatgtccgaatttggattagGAGGTAtgtaggttgatttggtgtttttcggcgaaagttggaaagttaaagatttgaaaggttcataggtttgatgaggagttgactttgatgatatcgggttcagattacGATTTCAGGAGTTGGTATAGGTCTGTTGTATTCTTTGGTACTTGTATGCAAATTTTGAggttattccgagttgattttttttgatttgcatgagttttggaagttgaaagttcattagttcattaggcttgaattgaggtgtgattcatagacACAatattgttttgtgtgatttgaggcctctagtaggtctgtgttatattttgggattggtcggtgtgattggacggggtcccggggaccttgggtatgtttcggatgagtttcgaaTTATTTTGGATTAAGTTGGCATGGCTGAAGGTTTATGAGTTCTCGTGCTTTCGCACATGCGATAGATGAGGCGCAGATGCGAGACTGCAAAAGTGGTCAGGGTGGCCGCAGATATGGTGCTTGTTGGGTAAGTTGAGTCCGTGGATGTGGATAATGGAGCATAGATGTGCAGGCACAGAAGCGCAAGGACTCCTGCAGAAGCGGAGCCGAAGACGCGGCTTGGTGTTCGCAGTTTCGGTTGGTCGAGAGGTTGGTGGCTTCTACatctgcgatggaatttccgaaCATACGGTATCGTAGGTGCGATGATTTGGAGCGCAAATGTGAAGTCGTTGGGCAGACTTTATATTTCGAAGGGTTTGAtcatttttcattatttagaGTTGTGGAGATCGGTTAGAGGCAATTTTTTGGGAGACTTTTCACTACAATTAAAGAGGTAAGTGAAGATTACGTAATTTTAATGTTAAATATTAATTATCCATGGATTATTATACctagtttatttaaattaaaggtGGAATTTGAGGGTTTTTACTACGATTTTGGAGAGTGAAAATTGATGAATTGATGGttaatttgaggttggatttagatgaaacacatatatttggactcatattggAATGGGCGTTCgatatttttaagttttatcgGGTTCTGGAGTGCGGGCCCAGGATTAACATTTTGGGTTGACTTCGCATATTTGAATCAATATCTTATCTTTATGGTTTGGAGTTATATTCTATGAATTTTAttaatgatattaagttgttttggctagattcgaatcGCTCGGAAGCGATCTCGTAGGaagggctttttggagtattgattcacGCGTTTTGAGGTTAATAAcctatctaaacttggttttAGGGTAATTATCCCTACGAACTATGGTACTTGAGATGTTCTGGGGGTGACGTatgtgctaggtgacgggcgtgtgtgcgtATACTGGGGTATTCATGATCCGGGTAGACTTTAGGCTACTATAAGACTTGGTTGCTTTCATACCTCATTATATCCGTATTTTCTCTACTTGTATGATCATTTGAgttatgattcatgttagaaatcatgtctgtaGTTATTTGTTGGAGACATGATAGAGTTATTCCTGCTGCTTTGAGCTGTTTGCCTTACTTGTAGTCATATTCTCAGTCATAATTCTCCATCCGCATGttatatctcaatctctgtaCATTACTTGTTTTTCATATCACATGTTGTTGTTGCCTTCTATATGTGATACTATGTGGGCAGAGTTCTATGAGATGTGAGCCATTGAGACTTGAGCGGTTGATGACTGGTGTGGGCCATAGAGCCGTGTTGTgagttatattggatcgggttgtacgccgcaacgaaTTGATATTTAGATTGGATTGCACGATGCAACTGTTATATTGATTATTGATTATTGATTAGCGCTTGGCCAAGGATACGTCTCTTCGGAGTTTGATAtcacagtgagcgcaggtacgaAGTTATATATGTGCTTTTGTGATGGGCATTGAGCCAGGCACCTGTATAGTGCTGAGTgtgattgtgtgtgtgatggTGAGGGGCACTTGTGCCAAGCACTGTGAGtgtgctgagagtgagtgtaCTTGATAATTTCACCGTGATGTTACTGACTTgatatgtatatttgacatgtaggcatagagatgtatttttctcatgctagctAGTAAACGAAATATCTTATCTCTTGTTAAAAGTTTGGAAAATCGCATTTTTCTTGATAAACTCACATTTTTAGGAATTTCGGTGAAAGATTAGGCTTTGACTGTTATACTTGGAAGGTATGTCTAATTTTTTGTAATTGTGAACGAGCTTAACATGATATTTTTTGAGCTATTTACTTTACTGTcttcattatattattagttattgttgattattggtgttggactttgaCTTTCTTCCGAGCTCGTCAGcccgaggttaggtttgttacttattgagtacatggggtctcttttactcatactatactctgcactttatgtgcatatccaggtactttTGGGCGTGGTGATTGCTAGAGTTCGCACCGGTACCAGCTTGTGGAGACTATGAGGTAGCTGTTATATTGTTCGTagaccttgaagttctcttttGGTTATTTTGTTATCAATGTTCTATCATTCAGACAATTTTGTATTGTGTATTGACTCTGTATTTTTTAGATTCGGTAGTgatcatgtactcgttgacattAGATCATGGGGATGGTTGTAGttgtattattgttattttctcaGATATTTTATGATATTACCGTTGTTGAGGTTATTAAGCTTCTGTTAATTTAGTTATTGTTATTGtgaaatggttggcttgcctagcaagcagtATTCGGCGTCGTCACGGTTCAGGTGAgagtttaggtcgtgacagtcTCACTCAACGGAATGACGTATTATGTTCGTTCATTATAGATTCAATACCATAGAGACATAGAATTGATATATTGTGAATAGATAGAGAGTATTGGAGGAGCAGGATAGTCATATAAATGATCTGGTCAACTAGCAACCATATATTATTCGGATTAACGGGTGTAATTACGACTCAACAGGATTGATAACCTGACCACAATTCTAGAATCTTCATCTCAATTGGTTTAAGACAAAATCATAGACACTTGCGTTCTTGCTAGTTTAGCTAAGTAGTTGTTTAAATTTTGCAATATTAGTTTAATTACAACCATTACTCTTTGGTAACGGTAAACAgataataaatttttatttgcttaggtagtaattaatataagtttttgtgggttcgacatccgactttcaaGTTACTTTACTAtttgtggaccatgtatattcTATGTGTGCTTTAAAGACTAACAAGTGTCGTTACTAGAAACTAACCTAATCTAACTTTATACAATAGATAGCAATTGGGTTTTTTCCCGAATAGATATGGATAAGTATATAatgattttgattttaaaatggaCAGTAAGAGAAACAAAAGAGACACTTATTTTTATGCGGGGGCAAAAACTGATTTGAGTTGCAAATGATTTATGTCGAACCATTTACATGAAAATTGAAATGATTAGTTCACCTATATATAATAAGGTAAGAGAAAGAAGAGGTCCTTTTTTCTTAGTTtgagttttttttataaaaaaaacaatAGCAGCGCGTATCATTTCATTTTTAAGTGTAATGTAGAATCATTTTATAGTGATGTATAAATTCATTAACTCAACTATATACAAAGCagaggaaaaaaaattaaatttcaatGCAAGTAAGGAAACTTTATATTGATGTACACCTAACGTTCATGCGTTggttaaaatataatattgttataAAGATTGAAATTTTTTCAAACTAACGCGCAAATATCTTCAAAGAAATTCATTagtccaataataataatattaccCTTCTATTAGAGCGACACTAAAAGAGAGATAATGGCCACTTCCCAGAATTTGACAGAAGAATAAAACGAATTTCATTGGTTCAGACAAAACTTCAATTTCTCCCTTCTATTAGCTGATGATGAGTTGCACAGCTGCAGTTCTTCTCCCCAAAAGTACAAACTTATCCATCCCCTAGCCAATAATCTCCTTCCACATCATCTGCACTGGGTTTCAAACAAAGTCCTTTGACCCAAGGGTGCACCCAACTTCCGTGCAACTATACGAATCTAAAGAAAGATTGTATTACTATCAGAAAAGGTCACTGTATAAAATTTGTGGCTGAGAAAATAATTGTGTGATGACGTGGCATCCCAAACATCCCCCACGCTGTCATTTTGTTTAAACCCCTGATCAAAATCACAGTTCTCAACCATGCCAACAAGGCCTTAAACCTTTTCACAGTTCTCAGTTCTCAAACAGTTTACTTCACCGTATCTCCAATCTTGATTTTCCGACGATTCTCCGGCGGGAACTCTTCCGGCGACCAATCCACCACTAGTACGGAAGGACCCTTTaagtttcttcttttattttttttactggaAACTCCGATTCTCCGATCTTGACTCTCCGACGACTACTCAAATACTACTAGAAAAGACTCTAATTTTTTTAATATCTTTTCACTGGAAAATATGAGGGAATTGAAGGATCCAGAGATTAAGTTGTTTGGTAAGAAGATTGCTTTGCCGGAGAACATAAAAATGTGGCCTTTGACAGTCTCCGGCGAAGGTAATTCTGGAAATGCTAGCTGTGGTGTTAAAGATAGCGAGACGAATATTGGGTCTGACTGTGATGGATGTTTAGAGGATGAGAAAGTAAGCAGTGAGGAGAAAGATGAAGAAAATCAAGAAGCTGAGAAGGTACAGTTCCAAATAGTCCATTTTGCAATATCTAATGACTAAAATTGATggtccaaattttactttttgttttttttttcttttgcttaatttggttaagaattttgaaaataggtcTTCCTAGAGATTGAACTATTCTTTGTGTATAAGACTTTTACTTCTTCACTTATTAACTGTTTATCGTTTTCCTCTCTTGTTTTGTTTATAACTGATAACTTCAAAAATGATTGTTTCTCGAAGTTTTTACTCTCACTATATTGCATAATTCTTAATTCTTTGGATAAGATGTAATCTACTTGCTTGTAGAAAGAGGTCAATAAATGCTTCCACTTAGATTAGTACTACCAGTTAGGAGTTATCTGTTTAAGTTGTTGTGTTTATACTTTTTCTTCTGTGTAACACTCTTCTAATTTTTGGCTTTCTTCACTGTATTTTAGTTCCGCAAATAGAATTAACCAAAAGATTTCGAATTCTCTAAGTACTTGTTTCGAATAGTGACTTCAGGATTTGGGAGGCCTACTGTTAAAATGTTTCTGTTGTTCTCTGTAATTTTCCAGTTtgaactttttctcttttcttaagAGAATAGCTTGATGAGTCCACTTCCTATTTTTCTACATGTTTCTAAGTCTGCTTTGTGTAATCTATGGGCATATCCTTTTCAGTTATGCTTCCTTTATATTAGGTATAGTTGTTACTACTAAAGAAATTGGAGAAAGAATCAGCTTCTCTGTCTTGTCttgtttaccattttaagaaaAAGTTGTTAACTTGTTACTGCTCACTATTTCTCTTCTTGCCATCATGTGGATTGACTAGCAATTTGACCAGCAACTCAACTCATATAGTTCTGTTTGGATTTTAGGATCATATATCAGGAGAGCTCAGCGAAACCAAGTCGGAGGAGAAAGATCAAAATCAGATGATGGAAGAATCAGAAGATCCTAGGCTTTTATCAGAGTCAGACAACAATCCAAAAACTCCTAATATTGATGAAGATTCACCTGCATTAAAAACCTCCAAGACTGAAAATGATCCGAACGATGCATACTCTCAGCAAAAAACTCTTAAGAAGCCAGACAAAATTCTCCCATGCCCCCGTTGTAATAGTATGGATACCAAATTCTGCTACTATAACAATTACAATGTCAACCAGCCTCGACATTTCTGCAAGAGCTGCCAGAGATATTGGACTGCTGGCGGTACCATGAGGAATGTGCCTGTGGGAGCTGGTCGTCGCAAGAACAAGAATTCTGCAACGCATTGTCATCACATTACAATCCCTGAAGTCCTCCAAGCGGCAAGAATCGATCCTCCAAATGGATTTCATCATCCAACGTTCAAACCCAATGGTACTGTACTATCATTTGGTCCTGACTCACCTCTCTGTGAATCTATGGCTTCTGTGTTAAACCTTACAGAGAAAAAGGTAGCAAATGGGATTCATAACGGTTTCTACGGGCCTGAAAACAAGAACTCCTTTCGCAAAGCTGGAGAAAATGGGGATGACTGTTGTAGTGGATCTTCGGTCACTACATCAACTTCAATGATCGATGGAGGCACTCATAGGCGCAATGAGTTAGCCGTTCCAAATGTAAATGGCTTCGCACCTCCAGTTCCTTGCATACCCGGCGTTCCTTGGCCTTACCCATGGAATGCTGCAGTTCCTCTTCCAGCTATCTGCCCGCCCGGATATCCATTGCCATTCTGTCCTCCACCCTACTGGAATTGCAATATGCTTGGTCCGTGGAGTATTCCCTGGTTGACTCCACCCTCGCCAACCGAGAACCCAAAAGGGTCAGGATCTGCTCCTAATTCACCTTTAGGGAAGCATTCAAGGGAAGGGGACTTGCTTAAGTCAAACAGTCCCGACGAAAAAGAACCATCTGAAGAAAAGAATTCAGAAAGGTCTGTTTTGGTCCCAAAAACTTTGCGTATCGATGATCCTGATGAAGCTGCAAAGAGTTCTATATGGTCAACTCTAGGAATTAAATACGACTCTGCTAGCAGGGGAGGGCTTTTTAAGGCCTTGCAACCGAAAAGTGATAAAAAAGATCATACTGCCACTACATCTCCAATGTTGCAGGCTAACCCTGCAGCCTTATCTAGGTCCCTCAGCTTCCAGGAGAGAGCGTAAAGTGAGTTAGAAGCTGTTCAGCCCTGTGAAATACAGTTTTTAGCCAACTCGCTTGCTGAAAGATGCCTGCCAGTTTTCCTGCCTAATGGATGCTTAATCACGATACGCATATCACTAAGAGAGGCTAATATTTTTCAAGTCCTCCAACAGAAGCAGGGGATGATTTCGGAAGCTATTATAGACGGTAGCAAGTATCCTTTCTTTTGTAACACTAGGACAGAGCAGCTGCCTGGGTTTTACTTGGTTTGTGTTCTTCAATGTATATAACTTTATACAGCTGACCATtagaaaaaaggaaagagagagaTTTGGATGCACCAGATGTTAAATGTTTAATTGCCAAAGGTAACTTGGAAAGCAGCTCCATCTTTCCATTTTCTTGGTGATCTAAATAATACTTTAGCCTTTTCAGATTACGTGTTTAACTTTTGAAGTTTTATTGATGTTATACGAGTGTGCCTCTTCTTGATTCGTTTCAAAGAAGACGTCATGAAGGCTCGAATATCAACAGGAAGGTCTTTTAAAGATTGATCTTCTGTAAATATACTAAAAAACTCATGAAATGTTATTAAAATAACTCCAACTGCAAAGATATGCTGCACGAACTACTTGGGATAGGCAAAAGCCGGGACTCAACCATAAGAACATCCAAGATTGTGGCGTAATAGTCAATTTCTTATCAAAGATTGTGGCCTAATAGTCAATGAAGGTAGCAAAAAATACGGAAGACTATAATTCAATTTCTAACGGCGACAAAAAcgttaaggggtcgtttggtatgaggtataagtagatatagtgctggtataaaattttaataccaccttaatactttgtttggttagcaaacctggTATAAGTTATCCTGAGATTAAAATTAGTagcgggataacttataccttgtagGGGGTAGGGTAATTAGtgtcgggataacttataccttcttcttagaaattatgcaattatcatttttaatacaacataccaaacagtggataaaaaataataccaGAATAACTAATTTCAGCATAACTTATTCCAACATAACTTATCCCAACATAAGCCCTATTCAAACCAAACTACACCTAAATGATTTGTTTTCATCATTCTAAAACTTGAAGGAAGTGGATATTTGTTTAATGCCCTCTTTTCATGCATATAGCTTAGAGCCTCTGAAAATTCTAGAAAAAGCCAAAGTAGTCAAGTACCTTTCCTTTTCAATCACAAACAACTTGCAAAAGGGAGTGGAAAGATGATACTCTCTTCCTCCGTTTTAAAAAGATggcaaaaactttaaaaaaaatgagaagatTTTTTAGATATATGATCTTAAATAATATATAGCATTTTTGTGGCtgtcaaatttttgaaatttatggtTTTAAACATGTCATAGTATTTGTATGtctataaatactttcttttaagGAAATATTAAAGAATGTCAATCTTTTTTAAACGGACTAATAAGAAAATATAGTCAATCTTTTTGAAATGGACGACGGAGTACaacttttgattttcttttccttttctctttcttaAACCCCA from Nicotiana tabacum cultivar K326 chromosome 24, ASM71507v2, whole genome shotgun sequence includes:
- the LOC107823205 gene encoding cyclic dof factor 1, with translation MRELKDPEIKLFGKKIALPENIKMWPLTVSGEGNSGNASCGVKDSETNIGSDCDGCLEDEKVSSEEKDEENQEAEKDHISGELSETKSEEKDQNQMMEESEDPRLLSESDNNPKTPNIDEDSPALKTSKTENDPNDAYSQQKTLKKPDKILPCPRCNSMDTKFCYYNNYNVNQPRHFCKSCQRYWTAGGTMRNVPVGAGRRKNKNSATHCHHITIPEVLQAARIDPPNGFHHPTFKPNGTVLSFGPDSPLCESMASVLNLTEKKVANGIHNGFYGPENKNSFRKAGENGDDCCSGSSVTTSTSMIDGGTHRRNELAVPNVNGFAPPVPCIPGVPWPYPWNAAVPLPAICPPGYPLPFCPPPYWNCNMLGPWSIPWLTPPSPTENPKGSGSAPNSPLGKHSREGDLLKSNSPDEKEPSEEKNSERSVLVPKTLRIDDPDEAAKSSIWSTLGIKYDSASRGGLFKALQPKSDKKDHTATTSPMLQANPAALSRSLSFQERA